One Lytechinus variegatus isolate NC3 chromosome 11, Lvar_3.0, whole genome shotgun sequence DNA segment encodes these proteins:
- the LOC121423437 gene encoding putative fatty acid elongation protein 4, producing MSSILGVVLRPFASEVSFDPIPWQRWMREEGMLIYTISTIIYLITIFTVQRVMKNRPRFVLRLPLALWNIGLSIFSIVCAWRLNVATHYILSQRGATLHSLVCECHCFDRGQPGGLWLFLFAMSKLVEYGDTLFVVLRKAKLIVLHWYHHVLTYFSTCYLFAYASPTVFVMAMVNTYIHSLMYPYYALRILGVAVPKRVAMTITSIQIIQLLAGFLINLYAAQALFRGVPCEVDHIGLGLGLFGFGTLFILFVNFFIHSYFFRTSKT from the coding sequence ATGTCGTCTATATTGGGGGTTGTCCTTCGGCCGTTTGCATCCGAAGTGAGCTTTGACCCGATCCCATGGCAACGATGGATGCGGGAGGAAGGAATGCTCATCTACACCATTTCCACCATCATCTacctcatcaccatcttcaccgTCCAACGAGTAATGAAGAATCGTCCTCGTTTCGTCCTCCGCCTGCCCCTCGCTCTCTGGAACATCGGTTTGTCCATCTTCAGCATCGTCTGCGCGTGGCGGCTGAACGTCGCCACGCATTACATCCTATCCCAGCGAGGCGCCACGCTGCACAGCCTTGTCTGTGAATGCCACTGCTTCGATAGGGGACAACCCGGCGGGCTCTGGCTCTTCCTCTTCGCGATGAGCAAGCTCGTAGAATACGGCGATACCCTGTTTGTTGTCCTCCGCAAGGCAAAACTCATCGTGTTACATTGGTATCACCACGTGCTCACCTACTTCAGCACCTGTTATCTTTTCGCCTACGCCTCCCCGACGGTCTTCGTCATGGCCATGGTCAACACGTACATCCATTCTCTCATGTACCCGTACTACGCTCTCCGCATCCTGGGCGTGGCCGTCCCAAAACGCGTTGCCATGACGATCACCAGCATCCAAATCATCCAGCTTTTGGCGGGTTTTCTCATCAACCTTTACGCCGCGCAGGCGCTGTTTCGAGGTGTGCCGTGTGAAGTCGACCACATCGGACTAGGGCTGGGACTGTTTGGTTTCGGGACCTTGTTCATACTATTCGTCAACTTCTTCATTCACAGTTACTTCTTCAGAACATCAAagacttaa